GCCTGCCCCCCCGGCCCCCCGCCCCGCCGGGCCGCCCGCCGCCCCGACGCAGCCCGGCCGGGAGACGCGCGAGCGGATGTCGCGCCGCCGGCAGACGATCGCGAGGCGGCTGGTGGAGGCGCAGCAGACCACGGCCAGCCTGACCACCTTCAACGAGGTGGACCTCCAGGCGGTGATGGAGCTGCGCAAGCGGCGCCAGGACGCCTTCGTGAAGAAGCACGGCGTGAAGGTGGGCTTCATGTCGTTCTTCACCAAGGCGGTGGTCGGGGCGCTGAAGCAGTTCCCCCGCCTCAACGCCGAGATCCAGGGCGACGAGATCGTCCTCAAGCACCACTACGACATCGGGATCGCGGTGGGCGCCGAGGAGGGGCTGGTGGTCCCGGTGGTGCGCGACGCGGACAGGCGGAGCTTCGCGGACCTGGAGCGGACCATCGCCGAGCTGGGGACGCGCGCCCGCGACGGGAAGCTGACGCTGGAGGAGCTGCAGGGCGGCACCTTCACCATCACCAACGGCGGCGTGTTCGGGTCCATGCTCTCCACGCCGATCCTCAATCCCCCGCAGGTGGGGATCCTGGGGATGCACAACATCGTGGAGCGCCCGGTGGTGGTGAACGGCGAGGTCGCCATCCGCCCCATCATGTA
This genomic stretch from Longimicrobiaceae bacterium harbors:
- the sucB gene encoding dihydrolipoyllysine-residue succinyltransferase, whose protein sequence is PAPPAPRPAGPPAAPTQPGRETRERMSRRRQTIARRLVEAQQTTASLTTFNEVDLQAVMELRKRRQDAFVKKHGVKVGFMSFFTKAVVGALKQFPRLNAEIQGDEIVLKHHYDIGIAVGAEEGLVVPVVRDADRRSFADLERTIAELGTRARDGKLTLEELQGGTFTITNGGVFGSMLSTPILNPPQVGILGMHNIVERPVVVNGEVAIRPIMYVALTYDHRIVDGSEAVRFLVTIKQMLEDPETLLLEG